ATCCGGTGTATTGCGTTCCATGCGTGCAGGCAGATCGAGACCGAAGTACAGATAGGCGTGGCGCGTCACGACGCGCCCACGCGGCGTGCGCATGACGAAGCCTTGCTGAATGAGATACGGCTCCAGCACGTCCTCGATGGTGTGGCGTTCTTCGCTGATCGCCGCAGCCAGACTATCGACACCTACGGGCCCGCCGTCGAACTTGTCGATCATGGTCAATAGCAGTCGGCGGTCCATGTGGTCTAGCCCTTGCTCATCCACATCCAGCAGATTGAGCGCCTGGTCGGCCACCTCCCGGGAGATGGCGCCCTGGGTGCGGACTTCGGCAAAATCCCTTACGCGGCGCAACAGTCGGTTGGCGATGCGCGGAGTCCCACGCGAGCGCCGGGCAATCTCGCGCGCACCGGCCGATTCCAGTTGCAGACCGAGGATGGCGGCCGAACGCGACACGATCGTAGACAGATCATCGACGCCATAGAATTCCAGCCGCTGGACAATGCCGAAGCGATCGCGCAGCGGGTTGGTCAACATGCCGGCCCGCGTGGTCGCGCCGACCAGCGTGAACGGCGGCAGGTCCAGCTTTATCGAGCGAGCCGCCGGGCCTTCACCGATCATGATATCCAGCTGATAGTCTTCCATCGCCGGATACAGGATCTCTTCCACCACGGGCGACAGCCGATGTATCTCGTCAACGAAAAGCACGTCCCCGGCTTCCAGGTTGGTCAGCATCGCCGCGAGATCGCCTGCGCGCTCGAGCACCGGACCGGACGTACTCTTGATCTTCACGCCCATTTCCTGAGCGATGATGTTTGCAAGCGTCGTCTTGCCCAGGCCAGGCGGGCCGAAAATCAACACATGGTCCAGGGCTTCGCCGCGCCCTTTGGCAGCCTTGATAAACAGCTCCATCTGCTCGCGCACGGTTGGCTGCCCGATGTAATCGGCAAGCCGGAACGGCCGTATGGCTCGATCAATCACTTCTTCCTGCTGCCGCGGCGAGGCGGCGATCAGGCGGTCTTCTTCCAACATGTCATGTCCGTGCGCGTTACGCTGTAAATGCTTACACCATGCCTTTCAGTGCCCGACGAATCAACTCTTCGCTGCTAAGCCCGGGCTCCTCTATCGCGGCCACTGCCTTACTCGCTTCCTGGGGCTTGTAACCCAGCGAGATCAACGCACTGACCGCGTCACTGGACTGCGATGCCGGCTGCGTCGCCTGCCTGCCCGGACCGAGCGGTTTCAGCGGACCTG
The nucleotide sequence above comes from Halopseudomonas xinjiangensis. Encoded proteins:
- the ruvB gene encoding Holliday junction branch migration DNA helicase RuvB → MLEEDRLIAASPRQQEEVIDRAIRPFRLADYIGQPTVREQMELFIKAAKGRGEALDHVLIFGPPGLGKTTLANIIAQEMGVKIKSTSGPVLERAGDLAAMLTNLEAGDVLFVDEIHRLSPVVEEILYPAMEDYQLDIMIGEGPAARSIKLDLPPFTLVGATTRAGMLTNPLRDRFGIVQRLEFYGVDDLSTIVSRSAAILGLQLESAGAREIARRSRGTPRIANRLLRRVRDFAEVRTQGAISREVADQALNLLDVDEQGLDHMDRRLLLTMIDKFDGGPVGVDSLAAAISEERHTIEDVLEPYLIQQGFVMRTPRGRVVTRHAYLYFGLDLPARMERNTPDLFGDG